In a genomic window of Candidatus Nanoarchaeia archaeon:
- a CDS encoding PIN domain-containing protein yields MTQFIDANVIIKAFTEGEDKEECRLALSRYFVTDALCLVEAMNGIVKIKCDPAMACQCVKSLYRQDCTIVPVDKNLLFTACKKMGNLNIFDAAHYAAARLKGCSSILSYDKHFDGLEIPREEP; encoded by the coding sequence ATGACGCAGTTCATTGATGCAAATGTTATAATAAAAGCATTCACAGAGGGCGAGGATAAGGAGGAATGCAGGCTGGCCCTCTCAAGATATTTTGTTACAGATGCCTTATGCCTTGTTGAAGCGATGAATGGTATCGTTAAGATTAAATGCGATCCAGCCATGGCATGCCAATGCGTCAAGTCACTCTACAGGCAGGATTGCACAATTGTACCTGTTGACAAGAACCTTCTTTTTACAGCGTGCAAAAAGATGGGGAATTTGAACATCTTTGATGCAGCTCATTATGCAGCAGCGCGCCTTAAAGGCTGCTCCTCAATCCTCAGCTACGATAAGCACTTTGACGGCTTAGAGATACCGAGAGAAGAGCCATGA
- a CDS encoding NFACT RNA binding domain-containing protein, producing the protein MQITLDYTKTLEQNAAMLYEKAKKARKKRQGAEASLKRTEEQLEKGVALQKKTELAKERKRPWYDHFHWFISSEDFLVIGGRDATTNEIIVKKQTAQGDLVFHSELAGSPFFVVKAEGKKIGEITKTEAAIATASYSRAWRQGLTTMEVFAVAPDQLSKTPQSGEYISKGSFIVRGRKERFMVSLQLALGVYREGIMAGPLSAVSRHCSRLIEIAPGKEKSGKAAKLIQKRIGGELDDIIRGIPAGGVQVKGVRLREI; encoded by the coding sequence ATGCAGATAACCTTAGACTACACCAAGACCCTTGAGCAAAATGCAGCCATGCTGTACGAGAAGGCAAAGAAGGCCAGAAAGAAGCGGCAGGGCGCTGAGGCAAGCCTCAAGAGGACTGAAGAGCAGCTGGAAAAGGGCGTTGCCCTGCAGAAGAAGACTGAGCTGGCAAAAGAGCGAAAACGCCCATGGTATGATCACTTTCACTGGTTTATTTCGTCAGAGGATTTCCTTGTTATCGGTGGGAGGGATGCAACCACAAACGAGATTATTGTGAAGAAGCAAACTGCTCAAGGCGATCTTGTGTTCCATTCAGAGCTGGCAGGCAGCCCTTTTTTTGTGGTAAAGGCTGAAGGAAAAAAGATAGGCGAGATAACCAAGACAGAGGCAGCTATAGCAACTGCATCCTATTCACGTGCATGGAGGCAGGGCCTTACAACCATGGAGGTATTTGCTGTGGCTCCAGACCAGCTCTCAAAGACCCCCCAATCAGGAGAGTACATTTCAAAGGGCTCTTTCATCGTCCGGGGAAGGAAAGAAAGGTTTATGGTTTCATTGCAGCTTGCCCTGGGAGTATATCGGGAGGGTATCATGGCAGGCCCGCTTTCGGCAGTCAGCCGCCATTGCAGCAGGCTTATCGAGATTGCGCCTGGGAAGGAAAAATCAGGCAAGGCTGCAAAGCTGATCCAGAAGAGGATCGGCGGAGAGCTGGATGATATCATCCGTGGCATCCCTGCAGGAGGCGTTCAGGTCAAGGGAGTGCGGTTGCGAGAGATTTAG
- a CDS encoding SET domain-containing protein-lysine N-methyltransferase yields MDVVVKTSKIHGKGVFAFRSFKKGEIVLRWKPKELTKEQVEQVSEKEKPYVSFLDGKYLLEQPPERYVNHSCDPNTTVQNLCDVAKRDIKKGEEITSDYAETALPDLRMDCKCGSRKCRGVIETKSTC; encoded by the coding sequence ATGGATGTTGTTGTGAAAACCTCAAAAATCCACGGAAAAGGGGTGTTTGCCTTTCGGTCTTTTAAGAAAGGCGAGATTGTACTGAGATGGAAGCCAAAGGAATTAACCAAAGAGCAGGTTGAGCAGGTGTCTGAAAAAGAAAAGCCCTATGTCTCATTCCTCGATGGAAAGTACCTTCTCGAGCAGCCTCCGGAGCGATATGTGAACCATTCCTGCGATCCAAACACTACTGTCCAGAATCTCTGCGATGTTGCGAAAAGGGATATCAAGAAAGGCGAGGAGATCACATCAGACTATGCAGAGACCGCGCTCCCTGATCTGAGAATGGATTGCAAATGCGGAAGCAGGAAGTGCAGGGGAGTCATTGAAACCAAATCCACCTGCTAG
- a CDS encoding cation:proton antiporter codes for MNMVFFELSIVIIVATVLGGLLKALKQPLIPAYVIAGLIIGPILGYVTDSELISSLSEVGIAFLLFIVGLELDFKKIRSVAGVAFAAGLIKSLILFAGGAFLGTWFGFTGTESSYLGIVLAFSSTVVVVKMYADTRELDTLHGRTVIGILLAEDFLAILALSVLSTGSVSVGDASFMLAKLAGLLLGAILFSRFILGPLYKFAAKSQEVFFLVSISIAFLFALVASGLGLSIVIGAFIAGVALANLPYAYEIIGKIVPLKDFFATIFFVSLGLVLPLNEIPAIALPFAVLFGVVIIFKPLLAMLISSLQGFTKRPSFLGSISISQVSEFSLIIVAQAMAVGAATGQELIGQDVFTLTVLLAISTMAVSSYLIAYKEAIYEQLSPLLGIFEHLRAGKQRAESKRVKIKPEIILFGYNRIGYSIVRKAKELKKRILIIDYDPEVIRHLIKRKTPCIYGDVTDPEILDRVDFDTCKILISTVPESHNNLLVLRKLRKIYPKMIIFVTANHLHEALELYEEGADYVILPHFLGGEHVGVLIGQLSIDLNRILKHRKMHIKELHQRKKVGHIIRQ; via the coding sequence ATGAATATGGTGTTTTTTGAGCTGAGCATCGTCATTATCGTTGCGACAGTGCTTGGAGGCCTGCTGAAGGCACTAAAGCAGCCCCTGATTCCGGCATATGTGATCGCAGGCCTGATTATAGGGCCTATTCTGGGATATGTAACTGATTCAGAGCTTATCAGCTCGCTTTCAGAGGTAGGCATCGCATTCCTTCTGTTCATTGTTGGGCTGGAGCTTGACTTCAAGAAGATCAGGAGCGTTGCCGGAGTTGCATTTGCTGCAGGGCTCATCAAGTCGTTGATCCTGTTTGCTGGAGGGGCATTCCTCGGAACGTGGTTCGGGTTTACAGGAACTGAAAGCTCCTACCTTGGCATAGTACTTGCTTTCTCCTCAACTGTTGTCGTAGTGAAGATGTACGCTGATACCAGGGAATTGGACACTCTGCATGGCAGGACTGTTATCGGGATTCTTCTTGCCGAAGACTTTCTGGCAATCCTTGCGCTCAGTGTGCTTTCAACAGGATCCGTATCTGTTGGAGATGCATCATTCATGCTTGCGAAGCTTGCAGGATTGCTGCTGGGCGCCATACTCTTTTCAAGATTTATTTTGGGCCCGCTGTACAAGTTTGCTGCCAAGAGCCAGGAGGTCTTCTTCCTGGTTTCCATCTCAATCGCCTTTCTTTTTGCCCTGGTTGCCAGCGGGTTGGGATTGAGCATCGTGATTGGGGCGTTTATTGCAGGAGTGGCGTTGGCAAACCTTCCTTATGCCTATGAGATTATCGGAAAGATAGTGCCGCTGAAGGATTTTTTTGCAACCATCTTTTTTGTCAGCCTGGGGCTTGTGCTGCCGCTCAACGAGATTCCTGCCATTGCCCTTCCCTTTGCAGTGTTGTTTGGTGTAGTCATCATCTTCAAGCCGCTGCTCGCCATGCTCATCAGTTCATTGCAGGGATTCACCAAGAGGCCGAGCTTCCTGGGAAGCATTTCAATAAGCCAGGTCTCTGAATTCTCCCTGATCATCGTTGCCCAGGCGATGGCGGTTGGAGCAGCAACAGGCCAGGAGCTCATAGGCCAGGATGTATTTACCCTTACCGTGCTTCTTGCCATCTCCACGATGGCTGTGTCCTCCTACCTCATTGCCTATAAGGAGGCTATCTACGAGCAGCTCTCCCCCCTCCTGGGGATTTTCGAGCATCTGAGGGCAGGGAAACAGAGAGCTGAGTCAAAAAGAGTGAAGATCAAGCCGGAGATTATCCTTTTTGGCTACAACCGGATCGGGTATAGCATTGTGCGAAAAGCAAAAGAGTTAAAAAAGAGAATCCTTATCATCGACTACGACCCGGAGGTTATCAGGCATTTGATTAAGAGGAAGACGCCATGCATCTATGGGGACGTCACTGATCCGGAGATCCTCGATCGGGTGGATTTTGACACGTGCAAGATCCTCATCTCCACAGTTCCGGAATCGCATAATAACCTGCTGGTGCTGAGGAAGCTGCGAAAGATTTATCCGAAGATGATCATTTTTGTGACTGCAAATCATCTGCACGAAGCATTGGAGCTGTACGAGGAGGGCGCTGATTACGTAATCCTGCCGCATTTCCTCGGCGGCGAGCACGTCGGCGTATTGATCGGGCAGCTTAGCATAGACCTGAACAGGATACTCAAGCACCGGAAGATGCATATCAAGGAGCTGCATCAGAGGAAAAAAGTGGGGCACATCATCAGGCAATGA
- the serS gene encoding serine--tRNA ligase, whose protein sequence is MLDIKIIREKPDLIRKDLKKRRDSEKLSWLDGLLQKDREYLLTLQKVEELRARRNKATEEIRELKKEGKDISQKVSEIKGLGNIQEQESRLNELLEKIHWYLLRLPNLMHPSVPYGKDESGNVQVRKWGRQKKPAFELIPHGELAEKLGGADFEAAAQASGRGFYYLKGHLALLNRALINLAITHLVKKGFTFIEPPLLINKKVVEGVTDYEFFENMIYKIENEDLHLIGTSEHPLMGMFMNTTVKEEDLPLKLVSYSPCFRKEIGSHGIDERGFFRVHQFHKVEQVVLCTPQQSEKLHEEITKNAEELMKILKLPYRIVNICTGDLGIVASKKYDLELWMPRQKKYKEAGSSSNCTDYQARRLNIRYGIPGAPKNPLVHSLNNTAIATSRVIIAILENYQKKDGSVEVPAALQPYMGRIKTLK, encoded by the coding sequence ATGCTGGATATCAAGATTATCCGAGAAAAGCCGGATCTCATCAGAAAAGACCTGAAGAAGCGCAGAGACTCTGAAAAGCTCTCATGGCTTGACGGCCTCCTGCAAAAAGACAGGGAGTATCTCCTGACATTGCAGAAGGTTGAGGAACTCAGGGCAAGGCGAAACAAGGCAACAGAGGAGATACGGGAGCTGAAGAAGGAGGGAAAAGACATCAGCCAGAAGGTATCAGAGATCAAAGGGCTCGGAAACATTCAGGAACAGGAATCAAGGCTTAATGAATTGCTGGAAAAAATCCACTGGTACCTGCTCCGGCTGCCGAACCTTATGCATCCGTCTGTTCCTTATGGCAAGGATGAATCTGGCAATGTCCAGGTCAGGAAATGGGGCAGGCAGAAAAAGCCAGCATTCGAGCTTATCCCCCACGGAGAGCTTGCAGAAAAGCTGGGAGGCGCAGACTTTGAAGCAGCTGCCCAAGCCTCAGGAAGGGGGTTCTACTACCTTAAAGGCCATCTTGCCCTGCTCAATCGGGCATTAATCAATCTTGCAATTACTCATCTCGTGAAAAAAGGATTTACATTTATTGAGCCCCCCTTGCTGATTAATAAAAAGGTTGTTGAGGGAGTGACTGACTACGAATTCTTTGAGAATATGATCTACAAGATAGAGAATGAGGACCTTCATCTCATTGGAACGTCTGAGCACCCCTTGATGGGAATGTTTATGAACACGACAGTGAAGGAGGAAGATCTTCCGCTAAAGCTTGTCAGCTATTCTCCTTGTTTCAGGAAAGAAATCGGCAGCCATGGCATTGATGAGCGGGGGTTTTTCAGGGTGCATCAGTTCCATAAGGTTGAGCAGGTTGTGCTTTGCACACCACAGCAGTCTGAAAAGCTGCATGAGGAGATCACAAAAAATGCAGAAGAGCTGATGAAGATACTCAAACTCCCTTACCGGATCGTGAATATCTGCACAGGAGACCTTGGCATTGTTGCATCAAAGAAATACGACCTGGAGCTCTGGATGCCAAGGCAGAAGAAATACAAGGAGGCCGGCTCATCCTCAAACTGCACAGACTATCAGGCAAGAAGGCTGAACATCAGGTATGGGATTCCGGGGGCTCCAAAAAATCCCCTTGTCCATTCATTGAACAACACAGCAATTGCGACAAGCAGAGTGATAATTGCCATTTTGGAGAATTACCAGAAGAAGGACGGATCAGTTGAGGTTCCTGCTGCTTTACAGCCGTATATGGGAAGAATAAAAACCCTTAAATAA
- a CDS encoding AAA family ATPase → MALFDKMLSSNESLFKDEIALSFDYIPKIVPYREAQQRHIASCIAPLFSKRNGKSLFISGRPGIGKTVAVRHVLGEVEEKTDDIIPLYINCWQKNTSFKIAIELCEQLGYKLTMNKRTDELFSIAKQMLNKKECVLVFDEVDKLEEFDILYHILEEVYRRAVIIITNGKEWLGNLDERLRSRLSTEVLEFRPYTQSETDGILRQRIQYAFVAGIWEPEAISLVSERTSQLQDIRSGLFLLKEAGEIAEAKASRKITLDHAREAITKLADFEINSSQDLDTDAKKVLDIIKGEQSEIKSGDLFRKYQEAGGTASYKTMHRTIKKLEQGKFITLRKVEGGKEGTTSLIRLNTVKKLTEF, encoded by the coding sequence ATGGCCCTCTTCGACAAGATGCTTTCTTCAAATGAGTCGTTGTTCAAGGATGAGATTGCCCTTTCCTTTGATTATATCCCCAAGATTGTTCCCTATCGCGAAGCCCAGCAGAGGCATATTGCATCGTGCATCGCCCCTCTCTTCAGCAAGAGGAACGGAAAGAGCCTGTTTATTTCAGGCAGGCCAGGGATTGGGAAGACTGTTGCGGTCCGCCATGTGCTTGGAGAGGTGGAAGAAAAGACCGATGATATCATACCGCTCTATATCAACTGCTGGCAAAAAAATACCTCATTTAAGATTGCCATTGAGCTCTGCGAACAGCTCGGCTACAAGCTGACCATGAACAAGCGGACTGATGAGCTGTTTAGCATTGCAAAGCAGATGCTCAATAAGAAGGAATGCGTGCTTGTGTTTGATGAAGTGGACAAGCTTGAGGAGTTTGACATCCTCTACCATATCCTTGAGGAGGTTTACAGGAGAGCAGTCATCATCATAACCAATGGAAAAGAATGGCTCGGCAACCTTGACGAAAGGTTGCGATCAAGGCTTTCTACCGAGGTGCTTGAGTTCAGGCCGTACACCCAGTCTGAGACTGACGGGATCCTCCGGCAGCGGATCCAGTATGCGTTTGTTGCGGGCATCTGGGAGCCTGAGGCGATTAGCCTTGTCAGCGAGAGAACAAGCCAGCTCCAGGATATCCGTTCAGGCCTCTTCCTCCTCAAAGAGGCAGGGGAGATCGCCGAGGCAAAGGCATCCAGAAAGATAACATTGGATCATGCCAGGGAAGCAATCACCAAACTCGCTGATTTCGAGATTAACAGCTCCCAGGACCTTGACACCGATGCGAAGAAGGTCTTGGACATCATCAAGGGAGAGCAGTCAGAGATCAAGAGCGGAGACCTCTTCCGGAAATACCAGGAGGCAGGAGGCACTGCTTCCTACAAGACCATGCACCGCACCATCAAAAAACTCGAGCAGGGGAAATTCATCACTCTCCGCAAGGTCGAGGGCGGGAAAGAAGGAACGACATCATTGATACGGCTCAACACCGTGAAGAAGCTTACTGAGTTCTAG
- a CDS encoding cupredoxin domain-containing protein: MKQNIAVMVFFSIMALAIAGCSEPAAVMQPPSVGPMPGNAPSGEDDGTPVSSNMPAIPGDDVPEMIVVPDGEAMQDLQDMPQAPLKEFTMTARQWEFSPSEIRVNKGDRVRISLTSEDVTHGFRLSEFGVDERLPPGQEIIVEFVADKAGTFPFSCSVPCGSGHGSMTGTLIVE; this comes from the coding sequence ATGAAACAGAATATCGCAGTCATGGTGTTTTTCTCAATTATGGCCTTGGCTATTGCTGGGTGCAGCGAGCCTGCAGCAGTCATGCAGCCGCCAAGCGTAGGCCCAATGCCAGGAAATGCTCCATCAGGAGAAGATGATGGAACTCCGGTATCCTCAAACATGCCTGCGATTCCCGGGGATGATGTTCCTGAGATGATTGTTGTGCCAGATGGAGAGGCTATGCAGGATTTGCAGGACATGCCTCAAGCCCCACTTAAAGAGTTCACAATGACTGCGCGCCAATGGGAATTCAGCCCAAGTGAAATTCGCGTGAATAAAGGCGATCGCGTGCGCATCAGCCTTACGAGCGAAGATGTGACCCACGGATTCAGGCTTTCTGAGTTCGGTGTTGATGAAAGGCTTCCTCCTGGACAAGAGATTATTGTTGAGTTCGTGGCAGACAAAGCAGGGACATTTCCATTCTCCTGCTCAGTGCCCTGCGGCTCAGGCCATGGAAGCATGACAGGAACGCTCATCGTTGAATAG
- the tgt gene encoding tRNA guanosine(34) transglycosylase Tgt — protein MGRLQFRVLAKDGMARIGILRLKHGNVQTPELMPVATNATVKAVPLDRLQAQMLICNTYHLMLKPGADVIEELGGLNKFMNWKKPLVTDSGGFQAFSLGLGKEHGTTKMYKPRKNEQLKPGKPLAVVAEKGVHFRSIYDNSRQFLTPKKSIEVQEKLGADMILALDECTSPLSDKAYVKKSLERTNRWALESLAAHTSGQALAGIVQGSHWKDLRKQSARFIASQPFDAIAIGGSLGKTKKDMHNILDWVVEELPEEKPRHLLGIGVVEDIFEAVDRGIDLFDCVSPTRLARCGYAYVRPPLGTMRNKFRVRLKAAAFKKDPAPIDSDCPCRVCKLYSRAYINHLFNAKELLAFTLLSHHNVSFFLNLTAEIRVAIKKKKYAELKARWIG, from the coding sequence ATGGGAAGATTGCAATTCCGGGTGCTTGCCAAAGACGGGATGGCGAGAATAGGAATCCTCAGGCTCAAGCATGGAAACGTGCAGACTCCTGAACTGATGCCTGTTGCAACCAATGCAACCGTCAAGGCTGTGCCTTTGGACCGCCTTCAGGCCCAAATGCTGATCTGCAATACGTACCATCTCATGCTGAAGCCAGGAGCAGATGTCATTGAGGAGCTGGGTGGGCTAAACAAGTTCATGAACTGGAAAAAGCCCCTGGTGACAGACAGCGGAGGCTTCCAGGCATTCTCTCTTGGCTTGGGAAAAGAGCATGGCACAACAAAGATGTACAAGCCAAGGAAGAATGAGCAGCTCAAGCCCGGAAAGCCGCTGGCAGTGGTAGCTGAGAAAGGCGTCCATTTCCGGTCAATCTATGATAATTCAAGGCAGTTTCTTACTCCGAAGAAGTCTATTGAGGTGCAGGAAAAACTGGGAGCAGACATGATCCTTGCCCTGGATGAATGCACGTCTCCTCTCAGCGATAAAGCCTATGTGAAGAAAAGCCTTGAACGGACCAACAGGTGGGCCTTGGAATCCCTTGCAGCCCATACCTCTGGCCAGGCTTTGGCCGGCATTGTTCAGGGCTCCCACTGGAAAGACCTCAGGAAACAGTCTGCAAGATTCATCGCATCACAGCCATTTGACGCAATTGCCATAGGGGGCTCTCTGGGAAAGACGAAGAAGGACATGCATAACATCCTTGACTGGGTTGTGGAGGAGCTGCCGGAAGAAAAGCCGAGGCATCTCCTTGGCATAGGTGTTGTTGAAGACATCTTTGAGGCAGTAGATCGGGGGATAGACCTCTTTGACTGTGTAAGCCCTACAAGGCTAGCCAGATGCGGGTATGCCTATGTCCGGCCGCCCCTTGGCACTATGAGAAATAAATTCAGGGTCAGGCTCAAGGCAGCAGCGTTCAAGAAAGACCCCGCCCCTATTGATTCTGATTGCCCATGCCGTGTCTGCAAGCTCTATTCACGGGCATATATCAACCATCTCTTCAATGCAAAAGAGCTGCTGGCATTTACGCTTCTCAGCCACCATAATGTCTCCTTCTTTCTTAACCTCACCGCTGAGATACGGGTTGCAATAAAGAAAAAGAAGTATGCAGAACTCAAGGCAAGATGGATCGGGTAG